One genomic region from Lysobacterales bacterium encodes:
- the tssM gene encoding type VI secretion system membrane subunit TssM: protein MLAQLFGLLFHRRVFIALGLILLALLIWFVGPLFAFADWRPLEPVRVRLWIIGLLFGLVLLRIVARFWRDKRMNTRLVDAVLGLRGQPEGPEDPNKPAIDALRADFQRALVQMRDTRFSSGRDGEGFWSRLGRRYVYQMPWYVFIGAPGSGKTTALVNSGLRFPLAQTLGKESVRGVGGTRSCDWWFAEEAVLLDTAGRYTTQESNADADRAEWEGFLGLLKRFRPRQPLNGAILTLSVQDLLSADETERRRHAERLRARLLELTGNLGIAFPIYVLVTKADQLGGFNEFFERLSKEERAQVWGATLPLPGQIEAGRDDLDSLLQHELEALNRRLFDRLPEMLLHELDPSRRARAYALPQHFAGLLAPLREVLSEVFAGKRFGPAAMLRGVYFTSGTQDGTSFDRLLGSLQRSLGFDARVALPSQAQSGRSFFLHDLLHKVVLPEAHLAGRNRSAERRERWLGAAGHLSAWTAAVVLSVGMLGSYRGNLDYVGYVDESTEVIGEHLAEARRSNNYTMAVMLPLLSAIERVADGPDFIVTEPPLRLRFGLFQGDKLDAAARSTYRRSLEAVLLPQVVDRVHLILQGTPEDDLEFSYEALRVYLMLHQPEHYVAREVESFLRDDFESSLPASMPPSERELLQHHLARLLHEGQIVPTRVMDAELVERVRDRLGGFSLAQRGYSRLRRELLEQPMRDFTLADLGGDRAALVFDSASGKGLRSGVPGLFTHHGYHQVFLPEVRSVIGRMQDEESWVLGRAAHTGERQLRDQVQGVLPRQMRELYLNEYREKWTTFLADVRIKQPGSIMESREFARVLASRADSPLRRLLEAVARETRLSKVEQATDNNSLLARAERRLTAERSTVERIAGPVDVLSPNRMEQNIEQVLVDDHFAYLHQLVGDGSGSAPVEQILNMFNELYMGLGSVESAIQARTQAVPPTEMLGKVRAEAAYLPDMVRGMVEGLTDSSQRFAEGNVRQSLSAEIDAEVGQFCRSALGDRYPFTRSSLKDVTLSDFQTLFAPGGRFDGFFRTRLAPQTDTTGTAWVLRQASGNTVSMTPFQNAAAIREVFFPRGGSSMDLSFELRILTMDPSIERLTLDFDGQMFTYDHGPNNVFRVTWPGQGQGNIRAVASATATGERSRSWSGPWALFRLFDAAELRPGVGPERFNATLDIEGRRVQLDITANSVRNPFQMREVMRFRCPSRA, encoded by the coding sequence ATGTTGGCCCAACTGTTCGGCCTGCTGTTCCATCGCCGGGTGTTCATCGCCCTGGGCCTGATCCTGCTGGCCCTGCTCATCTGGTTTGTCGGCCCACTGTTCGCCTTCGCCGACTGGCGCCCGCTGGAACCGGTGCGGGTGCGCCTGTGGATCATCGGCCTGCTGTTCGGGCTGGTGCTGCTGCGGATCGTCGCGCGCTTCTGGCGCGACAAGCGCATGAACACCCGTTTGGTCGATGCCGTGCTCGGCCTGCGCGGCCAGCCCGAGGGCCCGGAAGACCCCAACAAGCCGGCCATCGATGCGCTGCGCGCCGACTTCCAGCGCGCGCTGGTGCAGATGCGCGACACCCGCTTCAGCAGCGGCCGCGACGGTGAGGGCTTCTGGTCGCGGCTGGGGCGGCGCTACGTCTACCAGATGCCCTGGTATGTCTTCATTGGCGCGCCGGGCTCGGGCAAGACCACGGCGCTGGTCAACAGCGGGCTGCGCTTTCCGCTCGCGCAGACGCTGGGCAAGGAGAGCGTGCGCGGCGTCGGCGGCACGCGCAGCTGCGACTGGTGGTTTGCCGAAGAAGCCGTGCTGCTGGACACCGCCGGCCGCTACACCACGCAGGAGAGCAATGCCGACGCCGATCGTGCCGAGTGGGAGGGCTTTCTCGGACTGCTGAAACGCTTCCGTCCGCGGCAGCCGCTGAACGGCGCCATCCTCACGCTGTCGGTGCAGGATCTGCTGTCGGCGGACGAAACCGAGCGCCGCCGCCACGCCGAGCGTCTGCGCGCGCGCCTGCTGGAGCTGACCGGCAATCTGGGCATCGCATTTCCGATCTATGTGCTGGTCACCAAGGCCGACCAGCTGGGCGGCTTCAACGAGTTTTTCGAGCGCCTGAGCAAGGAGGAGCGTGCCCAGGTCTGGGGCGCCACCCTGCCGCTGCCAGGGCAGATCGAGGCCGGGCGCGACGATCTCGACAGCCTGCTGCAGCACGAGCTGGAGGCCTTGAACCGTCGCCTGTTCGACCGCCTGCCCGAGATGCTGCTGCACGAGCTCGACCCGTCGCGGCGTGCCCGCGCCTACGCGCTGCCGCAGCACTTCGCTGGCCTGCTGGCGCCGCTGCGCGAGGTGCTGTCGGAAGTCTTCGCCGGCAAGCGCTTCGGGCCGGCAGCCATGCTGCGCGGCGTGTACTTCACCAGCGGCACCCAGGACGGCACCAGCTTTGATCGCCTGCTGGGCAGCCTGCAGCGCAGTCTGGGCTTTGACGCCCGCGTGGCCTTGCCCAGCCAGGCGCAGAGCGGACGCAGCTTCTTCTTGCACGATCTGCTGCACAAGGTGGTGCTGCCCGAGGCGCATCTGGCCGGACGCAATCGCAGCGCGGAGCGACGCGAGCGCTGGCTGGGCGCGGCCGGGCATCTCTCGGCATGGACGGCGGCGGTGGTGCTGAGCGTGGGCATGCTCGGCAGCTATCGCGGCAATCTCGACTACGTCGGCTATGTGGATGAGAGCACCGAGGTGATCGGTGAGCATCTGGCCGAGGCGCGGCGCAGCAACAACTACACCATGGCGGTGATGCTGCCCCTGCTCAGCGCCATTGAGCGGGTCGCCGATGGCCCCGATTTCATCGTCACCGAGCCGCCGCTGCGGCTGCGCTTCGGGCTGTTCCAGGGCGACAAGCTGGACGCCGCAGCGCGCAGCACCTATCGGCGCAGCCTGGAGGCCGTGCTGCTGCCGCAGGTCGTGGACCGTGTGCATCTGATCCTGCAGGGCACGCCTGAGGACGATCTCGAATTCAGCTACGAGGCGCTGCGCGTCTACCTGATGCTGCATCAGCCTGAGCACTACGTCGCTCGCGAGGTGGAGAGCTTCCTGCGCGACGACTTCGAGTCGAGCCTGCCGGCCAGCATGCCGCCGAGCGAGCGCGAGCTGCTGCAGCATCACCTGGCGCGTCTGCTGCACGAGGGCCAGATCGTGCCGACACGAGTGATGGATGCCGAACTGGTCGAACGCGTGCGCGATCGGCTGGGCGGCTTCTCGCTCGCTCAGCGCGGCTACAGCCGGCTGCGTCGCGAGCTGCTGGAGCAGCCCATGCGCGACTTCACGCTGGCGGATCTCGGCGGCGACCGCGCCGCGCTGGTCTTCGACAGCGCTAGCGGCAAGGGGCTGCGCTCCGGCGTGCCCGGTCTGTTCACCCATCACGGCTACCACCAGGTCTTTCTTCCCGAGGTGCGTTCGGTGATCGGCCGCATGCAGGACGAGGAGTCCTGGGTGCTGGGCCGCGCCGCCCACACCGGCGAGCGCCAGCTGCGCGACCAGGTGCAGGGCGTGCTGCCGCGGCAGATGCGCGAGCTCTACCTCAACGAGTACCGCGAGAAGTGGACGACCTTTCTCGCGGACGTGCGGATCAAGCAGCCCGGCAGCATCATGGAGAGCCGCGAGTTCGCTCGCGTGCTGGCCTCGCGCGCCGACTCGCCGCTGCGTCGCCTGCTGGAGGCGGTGGCACGCGAGACGCGTCTTTCCAAAGTCGAGCAGGCCACCGACAACAACTCGCTGCTGGCCCGCGCGGAGCGTCGTTTGACGGCGGAGCGCAGCACCGTCGAGCGCATCGCCGGCCCGGTGGACGTGCTCTCGCCCAACCGCATGGAGCAGAACATCGAGCAGGTCCTGGTCGACGATCACTTCGCCTACCTGCACCAGTTGGTCGGCGATGGCTCGGGCAGCGCGCCGGTCGAGCAGATCCTCAACATGTTCAACGAGCTCTACATGGGCCTGGGCTCGGTCGAGTCGGCCATTCAGGCGCGCACCCAGGCGGTGCCGCCGACCGAAATGCTCGGCAAAGTTCGCGCCGAGGCGGCCTATCTGCCCGACATGGTGCGCGGCATGGTCGAAGGGCTCACCGACAGCAGCCAGCGCTTCGCTGAGGGCAATGTGCGGCAGTCGCTGTCGGCCGAGATCGATGCCGAGGTGGGGCAGTTCTGCCGCAGCGCTCTGGGCGATCGCTATCCGTTCACCCGCAGCTCGCTGAAGGACGTGACGCTTTCGGACTTCCAGACCCTGTTCGCGCCGGGCGGGCGCTTCGATGGCTTCTTCCGCACCCGGCTTGCGCCGCAGACCGACACCACCGGCACAGCCTGGGTGCTGCGCCAGGCCAGCGGCAACACGGTGTCGATGACGCCCTTCCAGAATGCAGCGGCGATTCGCGAGGTGTTCTTCCCGCGCGGCGGCAGCAGCATGGACCTCTCCTTCGAGCTGCGCATCCTGACCATGGACCCCAGCATCGAGCGCCTGACGCTTGATTTCGACGGCCAGATGTTCACCTATGACCACGGCCCCAACAACGTCTTCCGGGTCACCTGGCCCGGCCAGGGGCAGGGCAACATCCGCGCGGTCGCCTCGGCAACTGCGACCGGCGAGCGCAGCCGCAGCTGGTCCGGCCCGTGGGCGCTGTTCCGCCTGTTCGATGCGGCCGAGCTGCGGCCGGGCGTCGGTCCGGAGCGCTTCAACGCCACCCTCGACATCGAAGGCCGGCGCGTGCAGCTCGACATCACCGCGAACAGCGTGCGCAATCCGTTCCAGATGCGTGAAGTGATGCGCTTCCGCTGCCCCTCGCGTGCCTGA
- the tagF gene encoding type VI secretion system-associated protein TagF gives MPEMASYGLFGKLPALGDFVARGLAGDDLRRIDDWLARGMLALQSSSAQWLDSYLVSPVWQCLIPAGRLCSEPCAAAVMPSVDRVGRYFPLLAVRALPPPSEAAALIPELAIVAASLPAALHEQLGPDLLLERLAQPNPRPVAAPDGERLLAGFRADGDVSLCWSLPGPLAPFRFVSHRGPADPGLFLSLFEGR, from the coding sequence GTGCCTGAGATGGCGAGCTATGGCCTGTTCGGCAAGCTGCCCGCGCTGGGCGATTTCGTCGCCCGCGGGCTGGCGGGAGACGACCTGCGGCGGATCGACGACTGGCTCGCCCGCGGCATGCTGGCCCTGCAGTCCTCGTCGGCGCAGTGGCTGGACAGCTACCTGGTCAGCCCGGTCTGGCAGTGCCTGATCCCGGCCGGCCGCCTGTGCAGCGAGCCCTGTGCGGCGGCTGTCATGCCCAGCGTCGACCGGGTCGGGCGCTACTTTCCGCTGCTCGCCGTGCGCGCGCTGCCGCCGCCGAGCGAGGCCGCTGCGCTGATCCCCGAGCTGGCGATCGTGGCGGCGAGCCTGCCCGCCGCTCTGCACGAGCAGTTGGGCCCCGACCTGCTGCTGGAGCGGCTGGCCCAGCCCAATCCTCGGCCTGTGGCCGCCCCGGACGGCGAGCGTCTGCTGGCCGGCTTCCGCGCGGACGGCGATGTTTCCCTGTGCTGGAGCCTGCCGGGCCCGCTGGCGCCGTTTCGTTTCGTCAGCCATCGTGGGCCGGCCGACCCGGGGCTGTTTCTCAGCCTGTTCGAGGGGCGCTGA